The nucleotide window AGCCGATCGGGGTCTTCTCGGCCGCCGCCGTGTGGTCGATCCGCTCGGCGATCCACTTCAGCACCCGGCTGTTCTCGCCGAAGCCCGGCCACAGGAAGCCGCCGTCCTCACCGCGCCGGAACCAGTTGACGTAGAAGATCTTGGGCAGCTTGTCCTGCTCGTGCCGCTCGCCCAGTCGGAGCCAGTGCGCCAGGTAGTCGCCGACGTGGTAGCCGATGAACGGCAGCATCGCCATCGGGTCGCGGCGCACCACACCGACCTTGCCGGTGGCCGCAGCGGTCGTCTCGCTGGACAGGGTGGCGCCGAAGAACACCCCGTGCGTCCAGTCCCGGGATTGGGTGACCAGTGGCATGGTGTCGCGCCGTCGGCCGCCGAACAGAATCGCGTCGATCGGTACGCCGGTCGGTGAGTCGTACTCCGGTGCCAGGATCGGCGTCTGCTTGATCGGCGTACAGAACCGGCTGTTGGGATGGGCGGCGGGCTCGATCTTGTCGCCATCTGGAACGGGCAGAGTGGGTCCTGATCCTGTCGAAGGACCCGTCTCGGGCGTCCAGCTGCGGCCCTTCCAGTCGGTCAGATGTGCCGGCGGCGTCTCGGTGGCACCCTCCCACCAGACGTCGCCGTGGTCGGTCAGTGCGACGTTGGTGAACAGCGAGTTGCCCCGGTTCATCGCCTGCATCGCGTTCGGGTTGGTGTGCCAGCCGGTGCCCGGCGCGACGCCGAAGAATCCGTACTCTGGATTGACCGCCCACAGCCGCCCGTCGTCACCGAATCGCATCCAGGCGATGTCGTCGCCCAGCGTCTCGGCCCTCCACCCCGGCACGGTCGGGTTGATCAAGGCCAGATTGGTTTTCCCGCATGCACTCGGGAACGCGGCGGCGATGTGATAGACCCGGCCCTGCGGCGAGGTCAGCTTCAAGATCAACATGTGTTCGGCCAGCCAACCCTCGTCGCGAGCGATCGCGCTGGCGATCCGCAACGCGAAGCATTTCTTGCCCAGCAAGGAATTCCCACCGTAACCGGAGCCGTACGACCAGATCATCCGATCCTCGGGGAAGTGGCTGATGTACTTCTCCGTGTTGCACGGCCAGGGCACATCATGATCACCGGGCTGCAGCGGTGCGCCCACCGAATGCAGGCAGGGTACGAAGTCATGATCATGATCACGCGTCATCGCGGCCAGGATGTCGGAGCCCATCCGGGTCATGATCTTCATGCTCATCACCACGTAGGCGGAGTCGGTGATCTCCACGCCGAACATCGGCTTCTCGGCCTCCGGGCTCCCCATGCAGAACGGGATCACGTACATCGTCCGGCCGTGCATCGCACCACGGAAGCGGTCGGTCAAGATCGACTTCATCTCGTCCGGATGCATCCAGTTGTTGGTGGGCCCGGCATCGTCGGGAGACTTCGAGCAGATGAAGGTCCGGCCCTCGACCCGGGCGACGTCGTCGGGATCGGTCCGGGCATAGAACGAGTTGGGTTTGGCGCGCTCGTCCAGCCGGACCAGGGTGCCGGCCGCGATCAACTGCTCGGCGAGCCGATCCCACTCCTCCCGTGAGCCGTCACACCAGTGCACCGCCGCCGGTTCCGCCAATTCTGCGATCTCCTGCACCCAGGCGAGCAGTTCGGCGTGCCGGGTGGGAGACTCCGCCACCGGCGTCGGCGCGTCCGGCGCCGGGGCATCCCGCCTGGGGGCTGTGGTGGTCAGAGCGGCGTTGCGAGCGGTTACGGCAGTCACGCGATCTCCCTCGAGAGTAGAACCAGTAGCTCTGGTGGTCTGACGATAGTCCACCCATGCCACTGGTCTTATCCCGATCGGCCGACATGAATCAGGTGATCGGAAGTCCGGTGCTCAGGTAATCGCTTGCCTCGGCTGGCAGCCGGCCGGCGATATGAGGCAGATCACGAAGGACTGGCCTTACCAGTGGTCCTACTGGTCTGCTCGCAGACGGTCGGTCGGTGGCTGTCGCCCAACATCCCCAAGTCGTGACAACACGAGTTCGGGCGGTCCGGTACGGCGTTCGGCAGCAGGAAGTCGTGACAACACGAGTTCGGGCGGTCCGGTACGGCGTTCGGCAGCAGGAAGTCGCGACAACACGAGTTCGGGCGGTCCGGTACGGCGTTCGGCAGCAAGAAGTCGCGCTGCCCAACCTGGCGCAGGGTCAGTGGAACTGCGGGATGATCAGATAGAGCCCGAAGGCGATCATCATCCCGATCAAGATCAACAGGGTCCAGCCACCGACCGATGCTGGGCCGGATCGGCGGCCTTCCTCGCCGGCCAGCCTGGCGTCGGACAGCAGCCGGATCGCAAAGGCCAGCAGCAGGGCGAACACCGCGGTGGTTGCGATCGAGACGACGGCCACGATCAGCAGTGAAAGCCAGTCGATCATCGTTCCTCACCTGCCGTCGGCTCGTAGCTCTCGGTCCGGGCCGGTTCGGACGACCGCTCGGTCGCTCGTTGCTCGGCAGGGCGCTGTTCGGCAGAGCTCTGCTCGGCGGTCGCGCTCGCATGGGGCCGCTCGGAGCCGGAACCGGAGCCAATGCCGGCTTCGGCTACTTCGTCCGATGCCTCGGACCGCTGAAGACCCTCGGCTTCTCGGAGTACTGCTTCGGCCCGCAGCCGCTCCTTTTCGCGTCGCTTGGCTTCCTTGCGCTGCGCCTTGGCGATCTTGTTCGGCTTGGCGGCGTTCAGCACCAGCACGTCGGGGCTCTCGGTGACGTTGGTGCGATCGACCTGGTTGCGCCGGGAGGCGAGCCAGATGATCAGGCACGAGATGCCCAGCAGTGCCAGCAGGACGATGGTGCCGACCATGCCCTGATCGGCCAGCAGCGCGGCCAGCCCACCGACGATGGCGGCGGCCGGCAGAGTCAGCAGCCAGGCGTACACCATCCGCCGGGCGACGCCCCAGCGCACGTCGGCACCCTTCCGGCCGACGCCCGAGCCCATGATGCTGCCGGTCGACACGTGGGTCGTCGACAGCCCGAAACCGAGGTGCGAGGACGCGAGGATGGTGGCCGTGGTGGCGGCGCCGGCGGCGGCGCCCTGCTCGGTGTCGATCTTGACGATGCCCTTGCCCATCGTGCGCATGATCCGCCAGCCGCCGGAATAGGTGCCCAGTCCGATGGCCAGCCCGGCGGTGCCGATCACCCACCACTGCGGGCCGGTACCGGAGGCCTGCAGGCCGGCGGCGATCAACACCAGGGTGATCACGCCCATCGTCTTCTGCCCGTCGGAGGTGCCGTGCGCCAGCGCGACCATCGCTGCGGTGAAGGCCTGTGCCCTCCGGTAGCCGCGTTTGGTGTCCTTCTTCGCCACGTCGCGGGTTACCCGGTCGGCGATCTTGATCCCGGCGGCCGCGGCCAGGCCGGCCACCACCGGTGCCACGACGGCGGGCAGCAACATTTTGGAGACGACGACCGAGTAGTTCACCGAGGCCAGGCCGGCGCCGACGATGACGGCGCCGATCAGGCCGCCGAACAGCGCGTGGGACGAGCTGGAGGGGAGCCCGAACAGCCAGGTGACCAGGTTCCAGACGATCGCGCCACAGAGTCCGGCCAGGACGATCTGAGGCGTCACCAGACTGTCGTCGAAGAATCCACCGGAGATGGTCTTGGCGACTTCGGTGGAGAGCATCGCGCCGACGACGTTGAGCACGGCGGCCAGCAGTACGGCGATCCGTGGCGTCAGAGCGCCGGTCGCGATCGGTCCGGCCATCGCGTTGGCGCTGTCGTGGAAGCCGTTGGTGAAGTCGAAGATGAGAGCGACGACGATGACGCAGATCACCACGAACAGGGCAACTGTCACGG belongs to Microlunatus elymi and includes:
- a CDS encoding phosphoenolpyruvate carboxykinase (GTP); translated protein: MTAVTARNAALTTTAPRRDAPAPDAPTPVAESPTRHAELLAWVQEIAELAEPAAVHWCDGSREEWDRLAEQLIAAGTLVRLDERAKPNSFYARTDPDDVARVEGRTFICSKSPDDAGPTNNWMHPDEMKSILTDRFRGAMHGRTMYVIPFCMGSPEAEKPMFGVEITDSAYVVMSMKIMTRMGSDILAAMTRDHDHDFVPCLHSVGAPLQPGDHDVPWPCNTEKYISHFPEDRMIWSYGSGYGGNSLLGKKCFALRIASAIARDEGWLAEHMLILKLTSPQGRVYHIAAAFPSACGKTNLALINPTVPGWRAETLGDDIAWMRFGDDGRLWAVNPEYGFFGVAPGTGWHTNPNAMQAMNRGNSLFTNVALTDHGDVWWEGATETPPAHLTDWKGRSWTPETGPSTGSGPTLPVPDGDKIEPAAHPNSRFCTPIKQTPILAPEYDSPTGVPIDAILFGGRRRDTMPLVTQSRDWTHGVFFGATLSSETTAAATGKVGVVRRDPMAMLPFIGYHVGDYLAHWLRLGERHEQDKLPKIFYVNWFRRGEDGGFLWPGFGENSRVLKWIAERIDHTAAAEKTPIGYTPTADSLDVAGLAVTEDDLTAACRVDPEEWRAEIPLIEEWFGKIGPKLPAGLSTELEALKQKLSG